Proteins encoded in a region of the Pseudomonas sp. PDNC002 genome:
- a CDS encoding OprD family porin, with product MLNHRISLLALGILASTAAMAEDQSTAKGFVEDSHLDLFFRNAYMNRDYKHGRDDKAEWGQAATATFASGFTQGTVGFGVDAFGMYAVRLDGGKGKSGAAGIDFFKQGDSGEAASDLARAGGAVKARFSNTVIKYGDQMPALPVLSYDNSRLLPESFTGTLITSKEIEGLELNVGRFTSETRKSAEVRDSGGLKRIDVFGGSYKFTDNFSGSLYGYESEDVARKQYMNLNYVIPMADKQSLTLDFNGYRTRVNEDFAAENDINGTKNTIWSLSAAYNIGAHTFMVAHQRNNGDSGYNYGWYQNQGGLGDGGTTIWLANSYWSDFNGEDERSWQGSYSLDFSEYGVPGLSYTVAYVYGDNIKTDETSNGKEREIFNQLKYVVPSGPAKDLSVKLRGSWLRVSNDARSYNDDGNEVRVFVEYPVNIF from the coding sequence ATGCTGAACCACCGGATCAGTCTGCTTGCACTGGGGATCCTCGCGTCGACCGCCGCCATGGCCGAAGACCAGTCCACCGCCAAGGGCTTCGTCGAAGACAGCCACCTGGACCTGTTCTTCCGCAACGCCTACATGAACCGTGACTACAAGCACGGCCGCGACGACAAGGCCGAGTGGGGCCAGGCTGCCACCGCGACCTTCGCTTCCGGCTTCACCCAGGGCACCGTGGGCTTCGGCGTTGATGCATTCGGCATGTACGCCGTGCGTCTGGATGGCGGCAAAGGCAAGAGCGGTGCCGCCGGCATCGACTTCTTCAAGCAGGGCGACAGCGGTGAAGCCGCCAGCGACCTGGCCCGCGCCGGTGGTGCGGTGAAGGCACGCTTCTCCAACACCGTGATCAAGTACGGTGACCAGATGCCGGCCCTGCCGGTGCTGAGCTACGACAACTCCCGCCTGCTGCCGGAGAGCTTCACCGGCACCCTGATCACCTCCAAGGAGATCGAAGGCCTGGAGCTGAACGTCGGCCGCTTCACCTCGGAAACCCGCAAGAGCGCCGAAGTGCGTGACAGCGGCGGCCTGAAGCGCATCGACGTGTTCGGCGGCAGCTACAAGTTCACCGACAACTTCAGCGGCTCGCTGTACGGCTACGAGAGCGAAGACGTCGCTCGCAAGCAGTACATGAACCTGAACTACGTCATCCCGATGGCCGACAAGCAGTCCCTGACCCTGGACTTCAACGGCTACCGCACCCGCGTGAACGAAGACTTCGCTGCCGAGAACGACATCAACGGCACCAAGAACACCATCTGGAGCCTGTCGGCCGCCTACAACATCGGCGCCCACACCTTCATGGTCGCGCACCAGCGCAACAACGGTGATTCCGGCTACAACTACGGCTGGTACCAGAACCAGGGCGGCCTGGGTGACGGCGGCACCACCATCTGGCTGGCCAACTCCTACTGGTCGGACTTCAACGGCGAGGACGAGCGTTCCTGGCAGGGCAGCTACAGCCTGGACTTCTCCGAGTACGGCGTTCCGGGTCTGAGCTACACCGTTGCCTACGTCTACGGCGACAACATCAAGACCGACGAGACCAGCAACGGCAAAGAGCGCGAAATCTTCAACCAGCTGAAGTACGTCGTACCGAGTGGCCCGGCCAAGGACCTGTCGGTCAAGCTGCGCGGCTCCTGGCTGCGCGTGTCCAACGACGCCCGCTCCTACAACGACGACGGCAACGAAGTGCGCGTCTTCGTCGAGTACCCGGTCAACATCTTCTGA
- the lpdA gene encoding dihydrolipoyl dehydrogenase: MKQNQTLETTLLVIGGGPGGYVAAIRAGQLGIRTVLVEGASLGGTCLNIGCIPSKALIHAAEEYLKAREFAGKSPLGISVQAPSIDIQRTVEWKDDIVDRLTTGVAALLKKHGVTVVNGWARIVDGKTVEVDLSEGGVQHIHTEHLLLAAGSKSVELPFLPVGGNVISSTEALAPKALPKRLAVVGGGYIGLELGTAYRKLGVEVTVVEAQPRILPTYDEELTKPVANALRKLGIELYLGHSVMGLEPDGKGLRVQDGAGSQRVIETDQVLVAVGRHPNTAGWNLDTLRLDMNGRAVRIDEQCRTSMRDVWAIGDIAGEPMLAHRAMAQGEMVAEIIAGKRRAFTPTAIPAVCFTDPEVVVVGLSPEQAQAAGYEVLTANFPFAANGRAMTLESADGFVRVVARKDNHLILGWQAVGKAVSELSTAFVQSLEMGACLEDIAGTIHAHPTLGEAVQEAALRALGHALHV, encoded by the coding sequence GTGAAACAGAACCAGACTCTCGAAACCACCCTGCTGGTGATCGGTGGCGGCCCCGGCGGCTATGTCGCGGCGATCCGCGCTGGCCAGCTAGGCATCCGCACCGTGCTGGTGGAAGGCGCTTCGCTCGGTGGCACCTGCCTGAACATCGGCTGCATCCCCTCCAAGGCGCTGATCCACGCCGCCGAGGAGTACCTCAAGGCCCGCGAATTCGCCGGCAAGTCGCCGCTGGGCATCAGCGTGCAGGCGCCGAGCATCGACATCCAGCGCACCGTGGAATGGAAGGACGACATCGTCGACCGCCTGACCACCGGCGTCGCCGCGCTGCTGAAGAAACATGGCGTCACCGTCGTCAACGGCTGGGCCAGGATCGTCGACGGCAAGACCGTGGAAGTCGATCTCAGCGAAGGCGGTGTGCAGCACATCCACACCGAACACCTGCTGCTGGCGGCGGGTTCGAAATCCGTCGAACTGCCCTTCCTGCCGGTGGGCGGCAACGTGATTTCCTCCACCGAAGCCCTGGCGCCCAAGGCCCTGCCCAAACGCCTGGCGGTGGTGGGCGGCGGCTATATCGGCCTGGAACTGGGCACCGCCTACCGCAAGCTCGGCGTCGAGGTCACGGTGGTGGAAGCACAGCCGCGCATTCTGCCGACCTACGACGAGGAATTGACCAAGCCGGTTGCCAACGCCCTGCGCAAGCTCGGCATCGAGCTGTACCTGGGCCACAGCGTCATGGGCCTGGAACCGGACGGCAAAGGCCTGCGCGTGCAGGATGGCGCCGGCTCGCAACGGGTGATAGAGACTGACCAGGTGCTGGTCGCCGTCGGTCGTCATCCCAACACCGCCGGCTGGAACCTCGACACCCTGCGCCTGGACATGAACGGCCGCGCCGTGCGCATCGACGAGCAATGCCGGACCTCCATGCGCGACGTCTGGGCCATCGGCGACATCGCCGGCGAGCCCATGCTGGCCCACCGCGCCATGGCCCAGGGCGAGATGGTCGCCGAGATCATCGCTGGCAAGCGCCGCGCCTTTACCCCCACGGCGATCCCGGCGGTGTGCTTCACCGATCCGGAAGTGGTGGTGGTCGGCCTGTCGCCCGAGCAGGCACAAGCCGCTGGCTACGAGGTGCTGACGGCGAACTTCCCGTTCGCTGCCAATGGCCGCGCCATGACCCTGGAATCCGCCGACGGCTTCGTCCGCGTGGTGGCGCGCAAGGACAACCACCTGATCCTCGGCTGGCAGGCCGTGGGCAAGGCGGTCTCGGAGCTGTCCACGGCCTTCGTGCAGTCCCTGGAAATGGGCGCCTGCCTGGAAGACATCGCTGGCACCATCCACGCCCACCCCACCCTTGGCGAAGCGGTGCAGGAAGCTGCGCTGCGCGCGCTGGGGCATGCCTTGCACGTCTGA
- a CDS encoding 3-methyl-2-oxobutanoate dehydrogenase (2-methylpropanoyl-transferring) subunit alpha: MTDYAPLRLHVPEPTGRPGCKTDFSYLHLSPAGEVRKPAIDVEPAQTTDLAFSLVRVLDEDGNAVGPWAPELSHEQLLRGMRLMLKTRIFDARMLTAQRQKKMSFYMQCLGEEAIATAHTMALRDGDMTFPTYRQQGILITRDYPLKDMICQLLSNEQDPLKGRQLPIMYSSREKGFFSISGNLATQFIQAVGWGMASAIKGDTKISSAWIGDGATAESDFHTALTFAHVYRAPVILNVVNNQWAISTFQAIAGGEGTTFANRGVGCGIASLRVDGNDFLAVYAASQWAAERARRGHGPSLIEWVTYRAGPHSTSDDPSKYRPADDWTNFPLGDPIARLKQHLIGLGIWSDDQHEALKKELEAEVIAAQKEAERHGSLVDGHVFSAANLFDDVYKDLPEHLRRQRQELGV; the protein is encoded by the coding sequence ATGACCGACTACGCCCCACTTCGCCTGCACGTCCCCGAACCCACCGGACGCCCGGGCTGCAAGACCGACTTCTCCTACCTGCATCTCTCGCCCGCCGGCGAAGTGCGCAAGCCTGCCATCGACGTCGAACCGGCGCAGACCACCGACCTTGCGTTCAGCCTGGTACGCGTGCTCGATGAGGACGGCAACGCCGTCGGCCCCTGGGCTCCGGAACTGAGCCACGAACAGCTGCTGCGCGGCATGCGCCTGATGCTCAAGACGCGCATCTTCGACGCGCGCATGCTCACCGCCCAGCGCCAGAAGAAAATGTCCTTCTACATGCAGTGCCTGGGCGAAGAGGCTATCGCCACCGCCCACACCATGGCGTTGCGCGACGGCGACATGACCTTCCCGACCTACCGTCAGCAAGGCATCCTGATCACCCGCGATTACCCACTCAAGGACATGATCTGCCAACTGCTCTCCAACGAGCAGGACCCGCTCAAGGGCCGCCAGCTGCCGATCATGTACTCCAGCCGCGAGAAGGGCTTCTTCTCGATTTCCGGCAACCTCGCCACCCAGTTCATCCAGGCCGTCGGCTGGGGCATGGCCTCGGCGATCAAGGGCGACACCAAGATATCGTCCGCCTGGATCGGCGACGGCGCCACCGCCGAGTCCGACTTCCACACCGCCCTCACCTTCGCCCACGTCTACCGCGCGCCGGTGATCCTCAACGTGGTCAACAACCAGTGGGCGATTTCCACCTTCCAAGCCATCGCCGGCGGTGAAGGCACCACCTTCGCCAACCGTGGCGTGGGCTGCGGGATCGCCTCGCTGCGGGTGGACGGCAACGACTTCCTCGCGGTCTACGCCGCCTCGCAGTGGGCCGCCGAGCGCGCCCGCCGCGGCCATGGCCCGAGCCTGATCGAATGGGTCACTTATCGCGCCGGCCCGCACTCCACCTCGGACGATCCGTCCAAGTACCGCCCCGCAGACGACTGGACCAACTTCCCCCTGGGCGACCCCATCGCCCGCCTGAAGCAGCACCTGATCGGCCTCGGCATCTGGTCCGATGACCAGCACGAAGCGCTGAAGAAGGAACTGGAAGCCGAAGTGATCGCCGCGCAGAAAGAGGCCGAACGCCACGGCTCCCTGGTCGACGGCCACGTGTTCAGCGCCGCCAACCTGTTCGACGACGTCTACAAGGACCTGCCGGAACACCTGCGCCGGCAGCGCCAGGAGCTTGGGGTATGA
- a CDS encoding TetR/AcrR family transcriptional regulator, producing MTDSAPQPIPAETSRRGRKNNPEKTREDILQAAIAEFVQQGLSGARVDAIAERMNTSKRMIYYYFGSKELLYQAVLEKLYGDIRGTEQTLHLAELEPLEAMRRLVDFTFDHHDRNVGFVRIVCIENIHYGQFASGSETIRSMNNNILRTIEDILQRGVASGVFRDGLPAIDVHMLISGFCFYRVSNRYTVGSLFQIELEDPEVKARHKQMIIEAVLRYVQS from the coding sequence ATGACCGACAGCGCCCCCCAGCCGATCCCCGCGGAAACTTCCCGCCGGGGCCGCAAGAACAACCCGGAAAAGACCCGCGAGGACATTCTCCAGGCGGCCATCGCCGAGTTCGTCCAGCAGGGCCTGTCCGGCGCGCGGGTGGATGCCATCGCGGAGCGCATGAACACCTCGAAGCGGATGATCTACTACTACTTCGGCAGCAAGGAACTGCTCTACCAGGCGGTGCTGGAAAAGCTCTACGGCGATATCCGCGGTACCGAACAGACGCTGCATCTGGCCGAACTGGAACCGCTGGAAGCCATGCGCCGGTTGGTGGATTTCACCTTCGACCACCATGACCGCAACGTCGGTTTCGTGCGCATCGTCTGCATCGAAAACATCCATTACGGGCAGTTCGCCTCAGGCTCCGAGACGATCCGCTCGATGAACAACAACATCCTGCGCACCATCGAGGACATCCTCCAGCGCGGCGTCGCCAGCGGTGTCTTCCGCGACGGCCTGCCGGCCATCGATGTGCACATGCTGATCAGTGGGTTCTGCTTCTATCGCGTTTCCAACCGCTACACCGTCGGCTCGCTGTTCCAGATCGAGCTGGAAGATCCGGAGGTCAAGGCGCGGCACAAGCAAATGATCATCGAAGCGGTGCTGCGCTACGTGCAGTCATAG
- a CDS encoding dihydrolipoamide acetyltransferase family protein, translating to MGTHVIKMPDIGEGIAEVELVEWHVQVGDEVHEDQLLAEVMTDKATVEIPSPVAGKILALGGVPGQVMAVGGELIRLEVEGHGNHKEAAQPKPHEETPAQPAAKPAPVAEAPRPAPRAESKPVAPAARPAPSPAPRRAPGEKPLASPAVRQRARDLGVELQFVQGSGPAGRILREDLEHFLEHGGATIASGYAARHDEHQIPVIGLRRKIAQKMAEAKRRIPHFSYVEEIDVTDLEALRVHLNAKHSAARGKLTLLPFIARAMVVALRDFPQLNARYDDDADVITRYGAVHLGVATQSDNGLMVPVLRNAESRDLWGNSAEVARLAEAARHGKASREELSGSTITLSSLGALGGIVSTPVINYPEVAIVGVNRMVERPMVINGQIIVRKMMNLSSSFDHRVVDGMDAAAFIQAVRALLEHPATLFID from the coding sequence ATGGGCACTCACGTCATCAAGATGCCGGACATCGGCGAAGGCATCGCCGAGGTCGAGCTGGTGGAGTGGCATGTCCAGGTCGGCGACGAGGTCCACGAGGACCAGTTGCTGGCGGAAGTCATGACCGACAAGGCCACCGTGGAAATCCCCTCGCCGGTGGCCGGCAAGATCCTCGCCCTGGGCGGCGTACCCGGCCAGGTGATGGCCGTGGGCGGCGAGCTGATCCGCCTGGAAGTGGAAGGCCACGGCAACCACAAGGAAGCTGCGCAGCCCAAGCCGCACGAAGAAACACCGGCCCAGCCGGCGGCCAAGCCTGCACCGGTAGCCGAGGCGCCCAGGCCGGCGCCCCGCGCAGAGAGCAAACCCGTCGCCCCGGCCGCGCGCCCTGCTCCCTCTCCGGCTCCGCGCCGCGCGCCGGGCGAGAAGCCGCTCGCTTCGCCGGCTGTGCGCCAGCGCGCCCGCGACCTGGGCGTGGAATTGCAATTCGTCCAGGGCAGCGGCCCGGCTGGGCGCATCCTCCGGGAAGACCTCGAACACTTCCTCGAACATGGCGGCGCGACCATTGCCTCCGGCTACGCTGCGCGCCACGACGAGCACCAGATCCCGGTGATCGGCCTGCGCCGCAAGATCGCGCAGAAGATGGCCGAGGCCAAGCGGCGCATCCCGCACTTCAGCTACGTCGAGGAAATCGACGTCACCGACCTGGAAGCCCTGCGCGTCCATCTCAACGCCAAACACAGCGCGGCGCGCGGCAAGCTGACCCTGCTGCCCTTCATCGCCCGCGCCATGGTCGTCGCCCTGCGCGACTTCCCCCAGCTCAATGCACGCTATGACGACGATGCCGACGTGATCACCCGCTACGGCGCGGTGCACCTGGGCGTCGCCACCCAGAGCGACAACGGCCTGATGGTGCCGGTGCTGCGCAACGCCGAATCCCGCGACCTGTGGGGCAACTCCGCGGAAGTCGCGCGCCTCGCCGAAGCCGCGCGCCACGGCAAGGCCAGCCGCGAGGAACTGTCCGGCTCGACCATCACCCTGAGCAGCCTCGGCGCGCTCGGCGGGATCGTCAGCACACCGGTGATCAACTACCCGGAAGTGGCCATCGTCGGGGTCAACCGCATGGTTGAGCGGCCGATGGTGATCAACGGGCAGATCATCGTGCGCAAGATGATGAACCTGTCCTCGTCCTTCGATCACCGGGTGGTCGACGGCATGGACGCGGCGGCCTTCATCCAGGCCGTGCGCGCCCTGCTCGAACATCCCGCCACCCTGTTCATCGACTGA
- a CDS encoding alpha-ketoacid dehydrogenase subunit beta translates to MNAMNPQHENAQAVTSMTMIQALRSAMDVMLERDDNVVVFGQDVGYFGGVFRCTEGLQKKYGTSRVFDAPISESGIIGAAVGMGAYGLRPVVEIQFADYVYPATDQLVSEAARIRYRSVNDFTVPMVVRMPCGGGIYGGQTHSQSPEAMFTQVCGLRTVMPSNPYDAKGLLIACIENDDPVIFLEPKRLYNGPFDGHHDRPVTPWSKHPASQVPEGYYSVPLDKAAIARPGSELTVLTYGTTVYVAQTAAEETGIDAEIIDLRSLWPLDLDTIVESVKKTGRCVIVHEATRTCGYGAELMSLVQENCFHHLEAPIARVTGWDTPYPHAQEWDYFPGPARVGAAFKRAMEV, encoded by the coding sequence ATGAATGCCATGAACCCGCAACACGAGAACGCCCAGGCCGTCACCAGCATGACCATGATCCAGGCGCTGCGCTCGGCGATGGACGTGATGCTCGAACGCGACGATAACGTCGTGGTGTTCGGCCAGGACGTTGGCTACTTCGGCGGTGTGTTCCGCTGCACCGAAGGCCTGCAGAAGAAGTACGGCACTTCGCGCGTGTTCGACGCACCGATCTCCGAGAGCGGCATCATCGGCGCCGCCGTCGGCATGGGTGCCTATGGCCTGCGCCCGGTGGTGGAAATCCAGTTCGCCGACTACGTCTACCCGGCCACCGACCAGCTCGTATCGGAAGCCGCGCGCATTCGCTATCGCTCGGTGAACGACTTCACCGTGCCCATGGTGGTGCGCATGCCCTGCGGCGGCGGTATCTACGGCGGGCAGACCCACAGCCAGAGCCCGGAGGCCATGTTCACCCAGGTCTGCGGCCTGCGTACCGTCATGCCCTCCAACCCGTACGACGCCAAGGGCCTGCTGATCGCCTGCATCGAGAACGATGACCCGGTGATCTTCCTCGAACCCAAGCGCCTGTATAACGGCCCGTTCGACGGCCACCACGACCGCCCGGTGACACCCTGGTCCAAGCACCCGGCCAGCCAGGTGCCCGAGGGCTACTACAGCGTCCCGCTGGACAAGGCCGCCATCGCCCGCCCCGGCTCCGAGCTGACCGTGCTGACCTACGGCACCACCGTCTACGTGGCCCAGACCGCCGCCGAGGAAACCGGCATCGACGCCGAGATCATCGACCTGCGCAGCCTCTGGCCGCTGGACCTGGACACCATCGTCGAGTCGGTGAAGAAGACCGGCCGCTGCGTCATCGTCCACGAAGCCACGCGCACCTGCGGCTACGGCGCCGAGCTGATGTCGCTGGTGCAGGAGAACTGCTTCCACCACCTCGAAGCCCCGATTGCCCGCGTCACCGGTTGGGACACGCCCTACCCGCACGCCCAGGAATGGGACTACTTCCCCGGCCCCGCCCGCGTCGGCGCGGCCTTCAAGCGCGCCATGGAGGTCTGA
- a CDS encoding Lrp/AsnC family transcriptional regulator, whose amino-acid sequence MADLDRTDLKILRALADDGRLSWRDLAQNIGLSLTPTLRRVRRLEEEHYIQGYFARLDEERLSGGMSVFVSVSLEKQTGDYLARFEERIVQAPQVMSCFQMTGDADYMLRVVVKDLSAYQLFLTNTLTQIPGVAGIKSAFALKSVMLRSAPPI is encoded by the coding sequence ATGGCTGATCTCGACCGCACCGACCTGAAAATCCTCCGCGCCCTGGCCGACGATGGCCGCCTGTCCTGGCGCGATCTGGCGCAGAACATCGGCCTGTCGCTGACCCCGACCCTGCGCCGGGTGCGCCGCCTGGAGGAGGAGCACTACATCCAGGGCTATTTCGCCCGGCTCGACGAGGAGCGCCTGTCCGGCGGCATGAGCGTGTTCGTCTCGGTGTCCCTGGAAAAACAGACCGGCGACTACCTCGCCCGGTTCGAAGAACGCATCGTCCAGGCGCCGCAGGTGATGAGCTGCTTCCAGATGACCGGCGACGCCGACTACATGCTGCGCGTGGTGGTGAAGGACCTGTCGGCGTACCAGCTGTTCCTGACCAATACCCTGACGCAGATTCCTGGCGTTGCGGGGATCAAGTCGGCATTCGCGCTGAAGTCGGTGATGCTGCGCTCGGCGCCACCGATCTGA
- a CDS encoding ABC-F family ATPase, whose translation MISTANITMQFGAKPLFENVSVKFGNGNRYGLIGANGCGKSTFMKILGGELEPSGGQVMLENGVRLGKLRQDQFAYEDFSVIDTVIMGHEELWKVKAERDRIYSLPEMSEEDGMAVAELEVQFAEFDGYTAESRAGELLLGLGIPLDQHFGPMSAVAPGWKLRVLLAQALFSDPDLLLLDEPTNHLDINTIRWLENIITARNSTMIIISHDRHFLNSVCTHMADLDYGELRLFPGNYDEYMTAAEQARERLLSDNAKKKAQIAELQTFVSRFSANASKAKQATSRARQIDKIQLEEVKPSSRVSPFIRFEQHKKLHRQAVTLEKVSQGFDGVALFKNLSMQVEAGERIAIIGPNGIGKTTLLRTLVGEMAPTGGEVKWTDSADVGYFAQDHAEDFEDDYNLFDWMAQWTQGGEQLVRGTLGRMLFSNDEIKKSVKVISGGEQGRMLFGKLILKRPNVLVMDEPTNHLDMESIEALNLALENYPGTLIFVSHDREFVSSLATRIIELSENGVTDFSGTYDDYLRSQGVIV comes from the coding sequence TTGATTTCCACCGCCAATATCACCATGCAGTTTGGCGCCAAGCCGCTGTTCGAAAACGTTTCCGTCAAATTCGGCAACGGCAACCGCTACGGCCTGATCGGCGCCAACGGTTGCGGCAAGTCCACCTTCATGAAGATCCTCGGCGGCGAGCTGGAGCCTTCGGGCGGCCAGGTGATGCTGGAGAACGGCGTACGCCTGGGCAAGCTGCGCCAGGACCAGTTCGCCTACGAAGACTTCAGCGTGATCGACACCGTGATCATGGGTCACGAAGAGCTGTGGAAGGTCAAGGCCGAGCGCGACCGCATCTACTCCCTGCCGGAGATGAGCGAGGAAGACGGCATGGCCGTGGCCGAGCTGGAAGTCCAGTTCGCCGAGTTCGACGGTTACACCGCCGAATCCCGCGCGGGCGAGCTGCTACTGGGCCTGGGCATTCCGCTGGACCAGCACTTCGGCCCGATGAGCGCCGTCGCTCCGGGCTGGAAACTGCGCGTGCTGCTGGCCCAGGCGCTGTTCTCCGACCCGGACCTGCTGCTGCTCGACGAGCCGACCAACCACCTGGACATCAACACCATCCGCTGGCTGGAAAACATCATCACGGCGCGTAACAGCACCATGATCATCATTTCCCACGATCGTCACTTCCTGAACAGCGTCTGCACCCACATGGCGGACCTGGACTACGGCGAGCTGCGTCTGTTCCCGGGCAACTACGACGAGTACATGACCGCGGCCGAACAGGCTCGCGAGCGCCTGCTGTCGGACAACGCCAAGAAGAAAGCGCAGATCGCCGAGCTGCAGACCTTCGTCAGCCGCTTCTCGGCCAACGCCTCCAAGGCCAAGCAGGCCACCAGCCGCGCGCGCCAGATCGACAAGATCCAGCTGGAAGAGGTCAAGCCGTCCAGCCGCGTCAGCCCGTTCATCCGCTTCGAGCAACACAAGAAGCTGCACCGCCAGGCGGTGACCCTGGAGAAAGTCAGCCAGGGCTTCGACGGCGTTGCGCTGTTCAAGAACCTGAGCATGCAGGTGGAAGCCGGCGAGCGCATCGCCATCATCGGCCCCAACGGTATCGGCAAGACCACCCTGCTGCGCACCCTGGTCGGCGAAATGGCACCCACCGGCGGCGAAGTGAAGTGGACCGACAGCGCGGACGTGGGCTACTTCGCCCAGGACCACGCCGAGGACTTCGAGGACGACTACAACCTGTTCGACTGGATGGCCCAGTGGACCCAGGGCGGCGAGCAACTGGTGCGCGGCACCCTCGGCCGCATGCTGTTCTCCAACGACGAAATCAAGAAGTCGGTGAAAGTCATCTCCGGTGGTGAACAAGGCCGCATGCTGTTCGGCAAGCTGATCCTCAAGCGCCCCAACGTGCTGGTGATGGACGAGCCGACCAACCACCTGGACATGGAATCCATCGAGGCGCTCAACCTCGCGCTGGAGAACTATCCGGGCACGCTGATCTTCGTCAGCCATGACCGCGAGTTCGTCTCCTCGCTGGCCACCCGCATCATCGAGCTGTCGGAAAACGGCGTGACCGACTTCAGCGGCACCTACGATGATTATCTGCGCAGCCAAGGCGTGATCGTCTGA
- a CDS encoding phospholipase D family protein, which produces MKILNAQKTLKQYLEQVSGKLITVVSASASETESLIETLVEKGNRLDLLVGTINSFTSPDFIDFCVRDAGKDVTLHVDFRAQNSVHWKLILIEPDVVILGSANFTEIGLSLTRDTCTVIQDAALYADYLARVAEIKGMEGVVLGEDAPAFDERLEEYRQSHRRVQASLARSAQYLDGESWLGDETNQSIPLFIWYSDHSDESEEQAEAFLHASSDGVDWDDVREFFTYECAEGVLPYEEGDMVLTARCNGTHIGFYTFDRILYRDGTYFIYSYRKKRYTQPFKLEDAKERLKDVIPDWYEEMRTSLNRHDINSVVR; this is translated from the coding sequence ATGAAAATCCTTAACGCTCAAAAAACGCTCAAGCAGTACCTGGAGCAGGTCAGCGGCAAGCTGATCACCGTGGTCTCGGCCTCCGCCAGTGAAACCGAGTCACTGATCGAAACCCTGGTGGAGAAGGGCAATCGCCTGGATCTGCTGGTGGGTACCATCAACTCCTTCACCTCGCCGGACTTCATTGATTTCTGCGTGCGCGATGCGGGCAAGGACGTGACCCTGCACGTCGATTTCCGCGCGCAGAACAGCGTGCACTGGAAGCTGATCCTCATCGAACCGGACGTGGTGATCCTCGGCAGCGCCAACTTCACCGAGATCGGCCTGAGCCTGACCCGCGACACCTGCACGGTTATCCAGGACGCGGCGCTCTATGCCGATTACCTGGCGCGGGTGGCCGAGATCAAGGGTATGGAAGGTGTGGTGCTGGGCGAAGACGCCCCGGCTTTCGACGAGCGGCTGGAAGAGTATCGCCAGAGCCACCGCCGCGTGCAGGCGAGCCTGGCGCGCAGCGCTCAGTACCTGGATGGCGAGAGCTGGCTGGGTGACGAGACCAACCAGAGCATCCCGCTGTTCATCTGGTACAGCGACCACTCCGACGAGTCCGAGGAGCAGGCTGAAGCCTTCCTGCACGCCAGCAGCGACGGCGTGGACTGGGATGACGTGCGCGAGTTCTTCACCTACGAATGCGCCGAGGGTGTGCTGCCCTACGAAGAGGGCGACATGGTGCTGACCGCGCGTTGCAACGGCACGCACATCGGCTTCTACACCTTCGACCGTATCCTCTATCGCGACGGCACCTACTTCATCTATTCCTACCGCAAGAAGCGCTATACCCAGCCGTTCAAGCTGGAAGATGCGAAAGAACGCCTGAAGGACGTGATTCCGGATTGGTACGAGGAGATGCGTACCTCGCTCAACCGTCACGACATCAACAGCGTGGTGCGCTGA